Within Kutzneria chonburiensis, the genomic segment GTACGCTCGCGTGAAGGCGGCGAACCCGAGCAAGTCTCGATTACCCATCCGGCCGGCTGGGGCGGGCACAAGACGGCGCTGCTGGGCGAGGCGCTGGCCGAGTACGGGCTCGGCGACTCCCTGCTGCTCAGCGAGCCGGCGGCGGCTGCGATCGCCTACGCCGCGACCGAGCGGCTGGCCCCGGGCGCGGCGATCGGCGTGTACGACCTCGGCGGCGGCACCGTGGACATGGCCGTGCTGCGCAAGGACGCGATCGGCTCGTTCGAGCTGGTCGGCGAGCCCGCCGGCGACGACCACTTCGGTGGCGTGGACTTCGACGAGCTGCTGTTCGAGCGGATCCGCAACCAGTTCCCGGAGCTGATGTCCGGCCTGTCGGCCGACGATCCGCTGGCGGTGAGCGCGGTGGCCCGGCTGCGGCGGGAGATCACCGAGGCCAAGGAGGCCCTGTCGCTGGACACCGAGGCCGTGATCCCGGTGCTGCTGCCGTCCGGGCAGCGGCAGGCGCGGCTGATCCGGGCCGAGTTCGAGGCGATGATCCGGGCCGCGCTGGAGGAGACCGTCGACCTCATGCGGCGGACCATCCACTCGGCCGGGCTGACCGAGGACGACCTGGCGGCCGTGCTGCTCGTCGGCGGTTCGTCACGGATTCCGCTGGTCACGGAGCTGTTGTCGGCCGGGCTGGGGCGTCCCGTGGCCGTGGACGCCGATCCCAAGGCCACGGTGGCGATCGGGGCCGTGCTGTCGGCGTCGTTGGACACCGTGGTCGAGCCCGTGCCGGCGATCGTGGCGATGACCGCACCGCCGGTGCGGCCGACCGAGCCCGAGTTGCCGTTGCATCTGGCCACGCCGTCCCGGCCGCAGCGGATCTTCCGGCCCCGGGTGTTCGCCGGCGCGGCCGGGTTGGCGTTGGCCGCCATGGCCACCAGCGCGATGGTCTACAGCGCGCAGACCGCCGACGTCGGCGCCCCGGCTCAGGCCGCGACGCCGGACACCACGCCGTCCGTCGCGCAGCCGCCGGCGTCCGGAACCCGTGCGGCGGCGTACAAGCCGGCCAGGACCACCGGGCACAGCTCGACGTCGACCACGTCCAAAACCGCTGGCAGCACGACCACGACGACGCCCACGGCGGCTGCCACGACGACAACTACGAGCCCCACGGAACGCGCCGG encodes:
- a CDS encoding Hsp70 family protein, coding for MTYLLGLDLGTTFTAAAIRRGDGPPEMVTLGNHSTCLPSVLHIGRDGSVLVGDAAERRAAVDPAGVAREFKRRVGDQTPMLLGDGGHTAHELTARLARHVVDFVRSREGGEPEQVSITHPAGWGGHKTALLGEALAEYGLGDSLLLSEPAAAAIAYAATERLAPGAAIGVYDLGGGTVDMAVLRKDAIGSFELVGEPAGDDHFGGVDFDELLFERIRNQFPELMSGLSADDPLAVSAVARLRREITEAKEALSLDTEAVIPVLLPSGQRQARLIRAEFEAMIRAALEETVDLMRRTIHSAGLTEDDLAAVLLVGGSSRIPLVTELLSAGLGRPVAVDADPKATVAIGAVLSASLDTVVEPVPAIVAMTAPPVRPTEPELPLHLATPSRPQRIFRPRVFAGAAGLALAAMATSAMVYSAQTADVGAPAQAATPDTTPSVAQPPASGTRAAAYKPARTTGHSSTSTTSKTAGSTTTTTPTAAATTTTTSPTERAGAPLIGPPPDDNTPPPTPTDPAPTSTDTTTPSTATQQPHQGPPPDDTTISSAPSTSLITSTTDPTPTTT